A stretch of the Papaver somniferum cultivar HN1 chromosome 6, ASM357369v1, whole genome shotgun sequence genome encodes the following:
- the LOC113290284 gene encoding F-box/LRR-repeat protein At3g59210-like isoform X2, with product MDAEVDRVSNLPESLIHHILSFLYMKYVVQTSILSRRWRYVWTTVSTLVFSVNEFASPGTVLHSIQMNKFTRFIDKVLLLRGISDIKRFHLHWVDNLFDTFTVRELLEDHLNAWILVSLSHNVQELLIQIDTAANYHYLEIRFPHCLFNSQSLRKLVLDLTGSRRISQIDRGPTLSSVLQFTAFEIGNVIYKMLLACNDILTQNISFCRISVSCKIRGNNLPRICVCVIFEQPFKDHKYLMISFCYFLDIVGLNRY from the exons ATGGATGCTGAAGTTGACAGAGTTAGTAATCTACCAGAATCCCTTATTCATCATATTCTTTCTTTCCTCTACATGAAATATGTTGTCCAAACAAGCATTTTGTCTAGAAGATGGAGGTATGTATGGACCACTGTCTCTACTCTTGTATTCAGTGTCAATGAGTTTGCAAGTCCTGGAACTGTACTACACTCTATACAGATGAATAAGTTTACAAGATTCATAGACAAGGTACTTCTGCTAAGAGGCATATCTGACATAAAGAGGTTTCATCTTCATTGGGTAGACAACTTATTTGATACATTTACAGTAAGAGAACTTCTTGAAGACCATCTGAATGCATGGATACTTGTTTCGTTAAGTCATAATGTTCAAGAATTACTGATACAGATTGACACTGCTGCTAATTATCATTACCTGGAAATTAGGTTTCCACATTGCCTCTTCAATTCTCAGTCGTTAAGGAAGTTGGTGTTAGATTTGACTG GTTCTCGGAGGATCTCCCAGATTGATAGAGGTCCAACCCTCTCCTCAGTTCTACAATTTACGGCGTTTGAAATTGGAAACGTCATTTACAAGATGCTTCTTGCGTGCAATGATATACTTACTCAAAACATCTCCTTCTGTAGAATCTCTGTTTCTTGCAAGATACGAGGTAATAACTTACCTCGAATTTGTGTGTGTGTGATATTTGAGCAACCTTTCAAAGATCACAAATATCTTATGATCAGTTTCTGTTATTTCTTGGACATTGTCGGGCTTAATCGATATTGA
- the LOC113290286 gene encoding F-box/LRR-repeat protein At3g59200-like isoform X3, translated as MDDEVERVGNLPEALIHHVLSFLDMKFVVQTSILSRRWRYVWTTVSTLVFSVNEFASPGTVLHSVQMNKFTRFIDKVLLLRGISDIKKFHLHWVDNLFDTYTVRELLKDHLNTWILVSLSRNVQELLIQIDTAANYHYLEIRFPHCLFNSQSLRKLVLDLTGEVESCVLLPKLMDLPSLKYLSLSSFYIQDVNSINKLISSCPVLESLVLREVWIENSDDMSISIESHELKHLEIVSESELREPEYQTAKTIRLSTPKLISFVCSAYVVQEYCLENLSSLVTATIQMTLEGSLHLEGVDLELSVKEKNKAYPKRMREFLRGLHNVKELTVPSPDLVQLS; from the exons ATGGATGATGAAGTTGAAAGAGTTGGTAATCTACCAGAAGCTCTTATTCATCATGTTCTTTCTTTCCTCGACATGAAATTTGTTGTTCAAACAAGCATTTTGTCTAGAAGATGGAGGTATGTATGGACCACTGTCTCTACTCTTGTCTTCAGTGTCAATGAGTTTGCAAGTCCTGGAACTGTACTACACTCTGTACAGATGAATAAGTTTACAAGATTTATAGACAAGGTACTCTTACTTAGAGGCATATCTGACATAAAGAAGTTTCATCTTCATTGGGTAGACAACTTGTTCGATACATATACAGTAAGAGAACTTCTGAAAGACCATCTAAATACATGGATACTTGTTTCTTTAAGTCGTAATGTTCAAGAATTACTGATACAGATTGACACTGCTGCTAATTATCATTACCTGGAAATTAGGTTTCCACATTGCCTCTTCAATTCTCAGTCGTTAAGGAAGTTGGTGTTAGATTTGACTGGTGAGGTAGAATCATGTGTTCTTCTTCCTAAGTTGATGGATTTACCTAGCCTCAAATATTTGTCGCTTAGTTCATTTTATATTCAAGATGTTAATTCGATTAATAAGCTTATCTCAAGCTGTCCAGTTCTTGAATCGCTGGTCTTGAGAGAGGTTTGGATAGAAAACAGCGATGACATGAGTATCAGTATTGAGTCTCATGAACTGAAACACTTAGAAATTGTCAGTGAGAGTGAATTACGTGAGCCCGAGTATCAAACGGCCAAAACTATCAGGTTATCTACTCCAAAGCTTATATCGTTTGTTTGTAGTGCTTACGTGGTGCAAGAATACTGTCTAGAGAACCTCTCTTCTCTAGTCACTGCTACTATCCAAATGACTCTAGAAGGCAGCTTGCACTTAGAGGGAGTTGATTTGGAGCTTTCTgtgaaagagaaaaataaagcGTATCCTAAGCGTATGAGGGAATTTTTGAGAGGACTTCATAATGTGAAAGAACTAACAGTTCCATCGCCCGATTTGGTTCAG TTGAGCTGA
- the LOC113290286 gene encoding F-box/LRR-repeat protein At3g59200-like isoform X1 — MDDEVERVGNLPEALIHHVLSFLDMKFVVQTSILSRRWRYVWTTVSTLVFSVNEFASPGTVLHSVQMNKFTRFIDKVLLLRGISDIKKFHLHWVDNLFDTYTVRELLKDHLNTWILVSLSRNVQELLIQIDTAANYHYLEIRFPHCLFNSQSLRKLVLDLTGEVESCVLLPKLMDLPSLKYLSLSSFYIQDVNSINKLISSCPVLESLVLREVWIENSDDMSISIESHELKHLEIVSESELREPEYQTAKTIRLSTPKLISFVCSAYVVQEYCLENLSSLVTATIQMTLEGSLHLEGVDLELSVKEKNKAYPKRMREFLRGLHNVKELTVPSPDLVQVWLLPPCIGYNFFLMFSASLIKVTVIGPV, encoded by the coding sequence ATGGATGATGAAGTTGAAAGAGTTGGTAATCTACCAGAAGCTCTTATTCATCATGTTCTTTCTTTCCTCGACATGAAATTTGTTGTTCAAACAAGCATTTTGTCTAGAAGATGGAGGTATGTATGGACCACTGTCTCTACTCTTGTCTTCAGTGTCAATGAGTTTGCAAGTCCTGGAACTGTACTACACTCTGTACAGATGAATAAGTTTACAAGATTTATAGACAAGGTACTCTTACTTAGAGGCATATCTGACATAAAGAAGTTTCATCTTCATTGGGTAGACAACTTGTTCGATACATATACAGTAAGAGAACTTCTGAAAGACCATCTAAATACATGGATACTTGTTTCTTTAAGTCGTAATGTTCAAGAATTACTGATACAGATTGACACTGCTGCTAATTATCATTACCTGGAAATTAGGTTTCCACATTGCCTCTTCAATTCTCAGTCGTTAAGGAAGTTGGTGTTAGATTTGACTGGTGAGGTAGAATCATGTGTTCTTCTTCCTAAGTTGATGGATTTACCTAGCCTCAAATATTTGTCGCTTAGTTCATTTTATATTCAAGATGTTAATTCGATTAATAAGCTTATCTCAAGCTGTCCAGTTCTTGAATCGCTGGTCTTGAGAGAGGTTTGGATAGAAAACAGCGATGACATGAGTATCAGTATTGAGTCTCATGAACTGAAACACTTAGAAATTGTCAGTGAGAGTGAATTACGTGAGCCCGAGTATCAAACGGCCAAAACTATCAGGTTATCTACTCCAAAGCTTATATCGTTTGTTTGTAGTGCTTACGTGGTGCAAGAATACTGTCTAGAGAACCTCTCTTCTCTAGTCACTGCTACTATCCAAATGACTCTAGAAGGCAGCTTGCACTTAGAGGGAGTTGATTTGGAGCTTTCTgtgaaagagaaaaataaagcGTATCCTAAGCGTATGAGGGAATTTTTGAGAGGACTTCATAATGTGAAAGAACTAACAGTTCCATCGCCCGATTTGGTTCAGGTATGGTTGCTTCCACCATGCATTGGTTACAATTTTTTTCTCATGTTTTCTGCCAGCCTTATAAAAGTGACAGTGATTGGACCCGTCTAA
- the LOC113290285 gene encoding endo-1,3;1,4-beta-D-glucanase-like yields MVGSQCCENPPDLSLSSGIGCVEDVGGLESYITGSLSSKHGIILVSDVFGFEAPNLRKLADKVAAAGYYVVVPNFLHGDPFTPGQSLMTWYMSHLAEDAAEEARPVMEALRSKGISAIGAAGICWGAKVLVELSKLADLKAIVMLHPSLVTVDDIEEIKVPVSILGAEIDHISPPELVKEFEEVLSTKAEVDSFVKIFNGVRHGWTVRYNIKNEEAVKRAEEAHNDMLEWFFKHVRSFCVCRKSAL; encoded by the exons ATGGTGGGATCACAGTGTTGTGAGAATCCACCAGATCTTAGTTTAAGTTCAGGAATTGGATGTGTTGAAGATGTTGGAGGTCTTGAAAGCTATATTACTGGTTCTTTGAGTTCAAAGCATGGAATTATTCTTGTTTCTGATGTTTTTG GATTTGAAGCACCTAACTTAAG GAAGCTGGCAGACAAAGTAGCAGCGGCTGGATACTATGTTGTGGTTCCTAATTTCTTACATGGGGATCCTTTTACTCCTGGACAATCTCTGATGACATGGTATATGTCTCATCTAGCG GAGGATGCAGCTGAAGAAGCTAGACCGGTAATGGAAGCTCTAAGAAGCAAGGGCATTTCTGCAATTGGAGCCGCAGGGATCTGCTGGGGTG CAAAGGTACTCGTGGAACTATCGAAGTTAGCTGATCTTAAAGCTATAGTGATGCTCCATCCTTCACTCGTTACTGTCGATGATATTGAGG AAATCAAGGTACCTGTTTCAATACTGGGAGCTGAAATCGACCATATTTCTCCACCGGAACTTGTGAAAGaatttgaagaagttttatcaactAAAGCTGAG GTGGATAGCTTTGTGAAGATATTTAATGGGGTTAGACATGGATGGACTGTGAGATACAACATAAAAAATGAAGAAGCAGTGAAGCGTGCAGAGGAAGCTCATAATGACATGTTAGAGTGGTTCTTTAAGCATGTGAGGAGTTTTTGTGTTTGCCGTAAAAGTGCTTTGTAG
- the LOC113290286 gene encoding F-box/LRR-repeat protein At3g59200-like isoform X2 — protein sequence MDDEVERVGNLPEALIHHVLSFLDMKFVVQTSILSRRWRYVWTTVSTLVFSVNEFASPGTVLHSVQMNKFTRFIDKVLLLRGISDIKKFHLHWVDNLFDTYTVRELLKDHLNTWILVSLSRNVQELLIQIDTAANYHYLEIRFPHCLFNSQSLRKLVLDLTGEVESCVLLPKLMDLPSLKYLSLSSFYIQDVNSINKLISSCPVLESLVLREVWIENSDDMSISIESHELKHLEIVSESELREPEYQTAKTIRLSTPKLISFVCSAYVVQEYCLENLSSLVTATIQMTLEGSLHLEGVDLELSVKEKNKAYPKRMREFLRGLHNVKELTVPSPDLVQIE from the exons ATGGATGATGAAGTTGAAAGAGTTGGTAATCTACCAGAAGCTCTTATTCATCATGTTCTTTCTTTCCTCGACATGAAATTTGTTGTTCAAACAAGCATTTTGTCTAGAAGATGGAGGTATGTATGGACCACTGTCTCTACTCTTGTCTTCAGTGTCAATGAGTTTGCAAGTCCTGGAACTGTACTACACTCTGTACAGATGAATAAGTTTACAAGATTTATAGACAAGGTACTCTTACTTAGAGGCATATCTGACATAAAGAAGTTTCATCTTCATTGGGTAGACAACTTGTTCGATACATATACAGTAAGAGAACTTCTGAAAGACCATCTAAATACATGGATACTTGTTTCTTTAAGTCGTAATGTTCAAGAATTACTGATACAGATTGACACTGCTGCTAATTATCATTACCTGGAAATTAGGTTTCCACATTGCCTCTTCAATTCTCAGTCGTTAAGGAAGTTGGTGTTAGATTTGACTGGTGAGGTAGAATCATGTGTTCTTCTTCCTAAGTTGATGGATTTACCTAGCCTCAAATATTTGTCGCTTAGTTCATTTTATATTCAAGATGTTAATTCGATTAATAAGCTTATCTCAAGCTGTCCAGTTCTTGAATCGCTGGTCTTGAGAGAGGTTTGGATAGAAAACAGCGATGACATGAGTATCAGTATTGAGTCTCATGAACTGAAACACTTAGAAATTGTCAGTGAGAGTGAATTACGTGAGCCCGAGTATCAAACGGCCAAAACTATCAGGTTATCTACTCCAAAGCTTATATCGTTTGTTTGTAGTGCTTACGTGGTGCAAGAATACTGTCTAGAGAACCTCTCTTCTCTAGTCACTGCTACTATCCAAATGACTCTAGAAGGCAGCTTGCACTTAGAGGGAGTTGATTTGGAGCTTTCTgtgaaagagaaaaataaagcGTATCCTAAGCGTATGAGGGAATTTTTGAGAGGACTTCATAATGTGAAAGAACTAACAGTTCCATCGCCCGATTTGGTTCAG ATCGAATAA
- the LOC113290284 gene encoding F-box/LRR-repeat protein At3g59200-like isoform X1: MDAEVDRVSNLPESLIHHILSFLYMKYVVQTSILSRRWRYVWTTVSTLVFSVNEFASPGTVLHSIQMNKFTRFIDKVLLLRGISDIKRFHLHWVDNLFDTFTVRELLEDHLNAWILVSLSHNVQELLIQIDTAANYHYLEIRFPHCLFNSQSLRKLVLDLTGKVQSCALLPNSMDLPRLKFLALSSFYIQDVNSINKLISSCPVLESLVLREVWIENSDDMSISIESHELKHLEIVSESELREPEYQTAKTIRLSTPKLISFVCSAYMVQDYCLENLSSLVTATIPIRHNINYNNFPTVF; encoded by the coding sequence ATGGATGCTGAAGTTGACAGAGTTAGTAATCTACCAGAATCCCTTATTCATCATATTCTTTCTTTCCTCTACATGAAATATGTTGTCCAAACAAGCATTTTGTCTAGAAGATGGAGGTATGTATGGACCACTGTCTCTACTCTTGTATTCAGTGTCAATGAGTTTGCAAGTCCTGGAACTGTACTACACTCTATACAGATGAATAAGTTTACAAGATTCATAGACAAGGTACTTCTGCTAAGAGGCATATCTGACATAAAGAGGTTTCATCTTCATTGGGTAGACAACTTATTTGATACATTTACAGTAAGAGAACTTCTTGAAGACCATCTGAATGCATGGATACTTGTTTCGTTAAGTCATAATGTTCAAGAATTACTGATACAGATTGACACTGCTGCTAATTATCATTACCTGGAAATTAGGTTTCCACATTGCCTCTTCAATTCTCAGTCGTTAAGGAAGTTGGTGTTAGATTTGACTGGTAAGGTACAATCATGTGCTCTTCTTCCTAACTCGATGGATTTACCTAGGCTCAAATTTTTGGCGCTTAGTTCATTTTATATTCAAGATGTTAATTCGATTAATAAGCTTATCTCAAGCTGTCCAGTTCTTGAATCGCTGGTCTTGAGAGAGGTTTGGATAGAAAACAGCGATGACATGAGTATCAGTATTGAGTCTCATGAACTGAAACACTTAGAAATTGTCAGTGAGAGTGAATTACGTGAGCCCGAGTATCAAACGGCCAAAACTATAAGGTTATCTACTCCAAAGCTTATATCGTTTGTTTGTAGTGCTTACATGGTGCAAGATTACTGTCTAGAGAACCTCTCTTCTCTAGTCACTGCTACTATTCCAATTAGGCACAACATTAATTATAATAATTTTCCAACTGTTTTCTAA